In the Silene latifolia isolate original U9 population chromosome 1, ASM4854445v1, whole genome shotgun sequence genome, aaccgatgctctacttggaaatttttgatgtttggggaatagacttcatggggccattccctaactcctatggatacatctacatcctcttggcggtcgactacgtgtctaagtgggtggaagccatCCCCACAAAatgtgatgatgcaaagacggtgcaagcatttgtcaaaagcaatatattttcaagattcggcttcccaaaagccattgtgagtgatagggggactcatttttgtaacaaggtgatctcaaccttgcttcaaaaatatggtgtgcttcacaaagtttctacggcatatcacccccaaacaaatggccaagcggaagtctctaaccgggagattaaacacatcttggaaagaacggtcaatcccgaccgaaaggattggagcaagaggcttgaagatgctctttgggcttatagaacggcctataagaccccactcgacatgtccccatataggctaatttatgggaagggatgccaccttcccgtagaagtggagcacaaagcctattgggcaatcaaagcttttaatcaaaatgtcgatgaggcgggattgcaccgaaagcttcaaatacaagaattggaagagcttaggcacaatgcctatgacaatgctagcatctacaaggaaaaggctcggtcttggcatgacaagatggtCACAAGAAGAGTTTTCAAAGAGGGAGAAGATGTGTTGGTTTTTCAAAGTCGCCTCAAGAATTTTCCCGGCAAGCTAAGGTCAAAGTGGTATGGACCTTACAAAGTCAAGAAAGTTTTTCCCcacggagcggtggaggtggaAGACCCGACCTCCGGGAAGGTGATAAAGGTAAATGGGCAACGGTTGAAGAAGTACTACAAAGGAATCGAACTACAAGGTGAAGAGGATCTTCTTTTAGAAGATCCAATTTATAAAGATTGATTCTCCAATATTGACttagtcgagccatcgacgttaaaaatacggcacaaatttgtaaatattctctTTTAGTGTAGAATTTCCCCTTTTtcatagatagaatttacattcACGTCATTTATCATTCCGTTATTTTACATTCTTGTTAATAAATTGCATTAACCTTCATGAAGTTACTAATCATTCTATAAAGTGTGAAGTCGATTTTTACATCTCCTCGGAAGGCGTGTCATTGATGAAGTGACGGAAAAGTGGAAAGGAATTTGAATAGGGGCGTGTCACGGGGAAGAGCAAGGATGAGGTGAAGCTTTTTGAGCCAAATTTTGGTTTTATACCAAAATTTAGCCAACACAAAAAAATGCGACATCAGGAGGTTTTGGCAGACTGCCAAACACCTCGGCAGTCTGCCACGGCAGTCTGCCGAAACCACGGCAGTCTGCCGTTCCTGCTACAGTACCGGATTGCTCTAAAAATTACCCACGAGAATGCCCTTGTCCTCATTTCAGAATTTTCGAAACCCTCAATCATCCCAAATCCCCATCTCCCTTCAATCACCCCATTCCCACCCAAATCACCCAAAATCCTTACCAACTTTCATCAAATCTTCATTCCTTAACTCTTTAAACCTCCATCATCCCCTCACAACACACAAAATACCTTTGCTTCCACCCAAAATCAGaaatttcccccaaattttgaagaaccctaacttTGAAGACCTCAAATTTCGAGCTTCCAGTTTGGAAATCAAgggtttaagacgggtttttgagCAACTAGGAGCAACTAAGAGCATTATTTTTGTGGAATTCGGGGAGGTATAACAACCAAACTCTACTTCCATTTTTCTTGCTCTCTTATAATtcgtttttcttcttgttttAGAAGAATTAGTTGGATTAGTTGTTGCCTTTTGATGTTATAGTTGTTGTTGGTGGAAAAATTTTCTGGGTGAGGCTAGACAAACATCAAACACAAGCTTTTGAATTCGTCTTGAGCTAGTGCACACCAAGTGTTTGGTGAATTGTCTCAAAGAGTGAAAATTTTTTTTTGAGTGCCCTATATTGTGTTGGTTGTGTTGTATCAACTTTCTTGTAGGTACAAAAATGTCAAGCTTAAACCCATTCCGAAGGCCAAACAAGAAAAGGGTTGTAGAGGAAGCCGAAAATGTGGAGGAACCAATTTTTACCGGGGGGGAAGGGTTAGATGCCAACCAACTCAAAATCTTTCAAAAACTCGGCATTCACCAAAAACAACCTATCAAAACCACCCGTTTCCTTTCCCCCGAGACTCTAAATGCCCTAGGCATGGGCACTCTCGCCCGGACTATGCTTGTTAAGGTGGGTTTAGAAGACTACTTTGATGATGGGTTATGGGATTACACTTACACCTCCTACACCCGAGAGTTCCTTTCGACCTTGACGGAGTGTAATGTGGCGGAGGGAAGAGAGAAAAAAATCCGATTTCGAGTGAATGGCAAGTGGCATACCCTCACCCATACCCAAGTAAGAGAGGTCTTGTCCATCTCCAAAGCCCCATCCCCCATTCTCATGCCCGGGAGTCGGAGTGATGCGGCTTGGACCGAGATGGTAGGAACCAAAAATGCCGCCCATGACAATATGATTTCCTATTGCACCAACCCCGTGGTCCAACTCCTCACCCGCTTCATAACCACCATCTTCTATGCTATAGGAGAACCAACTAAGGTCAATGCCAAAATCCGAACTACCATGTGGACCATGCTCCCGGAGGGGGTAGGAGTGCCCGATTGGGTACAACTATTTATTGATGCATGCATGGTTCACAAGACCAAGAGTTCGggagggagtataaattgtgGGGGGGCAATCACATTCTTTGTCACGCATTTTGATGGGGACATTGATGAGTCCCAAGACATCTTCAAGACTAAAGGTCTTCCCTATTACAATGATATGGTCCTTGAGGAGTGTAAGATGTTCAAGAAGGTGAAGGATGAACCCCTTAAGGGGTATTGGTTGGGTCCCGACAAGCAAAAATACTTGAGGCTTCCGAGGCCTAGCAATTCTCCTTTGCCAAGTGGTACCCATGGTAGGAACTTCTTTTGTCATATGGATATTTCGGACTTTGCCTCCgatgaggaggaagaggaggcaaCAAATGAGCCTCCCGTGGACATGGACACCCCCATGTATGACGCGGGGGAGGGCTCTCATGCATCGGTTGCTCCTTGGCAACAAAATATGTACGACTATTTCAAAGAGACAAGAGAGGTGTTCACTACCATAAGTGGACGTGTGGAGAATCTCCaatcttggcaacaacaacaaacaccaagGTTGGAGAATCTTGATCAATGGAAAAGTGTGGTTGATGATAGCCTGATAGGGGGAGATTGATAGAGGAGGCCACAACAACTCAAACGGCTTTGATGAGGGAAATGATTGCCAACCAAGAGGCTAACCGTCGTTGGCAACAACAACTTGACCAATCAATGGCGGACAATGCCACCATGTGGAAAGCACAAAATGAGTGGAGAAGCCAAATGGACCACCAATTTGGGGTCCAAAATGAAAGATATCAAGAGTATGTCGAAGATTCATACTATGATGCAAGGACCCAAGAAGACACACTTGGGATAGTTAGTGGTCTATTTGGCATGTCTCTCCACCCCACCATCCCACCCTCTATCACCCAAGAAGATGTGGACCAACACTATGCCCGGGCaacaagagaaagagaaagaagagaaagaaggtGGAAGAACCAAGGCACCCATGATCAAGAGGGTGCCTCGGGTTCTCATTCTTGAAGAAGAAGTGTGtgactcctccacattgaggacaatgtggaatGTAAGTGTGGGGGAGGAATTTGGATTGTATTATATGTAAATTTCTTGTTGGTTAatgcattaaaaaaaaaaaaaaaaaaaaaaaaaaaaaaaaaaaaaaaaaaaaaaaaaaaaaaaaatcccggctaggtgaaaacccacaagggtgggcgcctaggcaagattgggaaaggtggccgaggacggaatgaaaacccgaaagggcattccgggcaaaatgaaaaattgagttgcgagccaccatgagaggaaaggaaaagctaaggtgaaaacccgaaagggcaccttaggcaaaatgagggattttcaacaaaaaaaaaaaaaaatcaaaaaaattgaaaaatgcaccaccaaaaatatggagggacaagaagggagtgataaggagggtcttggaaggaggctagaCTAGGATTTAATTTCATTTTTGAGTCACAAAAACTTGTTCCAAATCGGTGGATTTTTTTTGGCTATGGTTACTTTGGTTGTTGAATTGCATAGGTGtgtggccaaccaagtagcatgatcaTACTCTttatggagtgataagggggtgaaaTAAGGGGAAGATGAATGATGTGGAGGATTGGTTTTGTCACTTTGCTtgtgccttgggataaggcaaaaGTGGCCACTTCTACTTTggagatataagaagggtggagttatGTGAGGAGTCGGAGTTGGGGTCATGTCGTGTCTTGTGtgagggatgatataaggaggacgagtgagagaagagtttgtgtcacctttgagtctagattttctCTTTAATTGGTGGTAGTTCAAGAGGGAGAAATAAGGAGGAAGAGGTGAGGGAAGAGTGGTCATTCTCTCCTACACCCGCTTGTGGACTTGCCGAATGCTTTCTTgagttttactcgggacgagcaaaagtccaagtgtgggggagtttgatagagtCAAGAAGTGTCGAGTCACTAGGGCCTTTTTAGGCCAAGTATGCTTTTAATTAAGGGTCTTTTTGTCGGAATTAAGAGTTAATCTTCCCGTCCCGATGATTGTCATAACTAATGCGTTTTGATTCACGTGTGGAGCTTCGTATGAGGATAGAACCCGGAATCCAAAGAGCGAACCTCTAGCCACACTAGTAGACAAGAAATCACGCGGAGACGACCTTGCATGAACCAGTTACGGAGCCGACATTCCCTGCTAGGAAGCATGAAGGCTAAGTAGTGAAGAACTCGTGTTGAGGAAGTGAAGAAATAAATTCGTTCCAGGCTCTTTTGGCGGATCGCCACCATCGCCAGAGATCCGCCATGGCGATCTCTGCCCTCCATACTGGCGAGTCTGCCGCAAAGATCTGCCACTCATCCGCAGATCGCTGCAGTTGTCTTGTGCTCGTGACTTTTATTAAGCCCGTTGGCTTAAATTTAAGCCCAAATCCCGTATTACCCTAGATTCGTGTGCAGCCTTATAAATAGTTCACATTTTGGAGACCTAAAAATCATCTTGTTTAGGAGTAATTCAAAAAGGCTTGTGTGTTAAGAAAGCTTGGATTTTTATTAAGGAATTTGTAATCTTTTAGTttggatgttaatctttcttcaattcttgggtttttctaagaagatggaaggctaatctcccttttacttggtgtaatttaatcaaagtatccaactttgaTGTTGTAAGACTCCCAATTCTCTCTCAATTTATCTaatgttctttcctttgttcttaaattcttatgttgagtagataGAATGTttgaattgatcactcttgcatcttatttacccatctattgcaaattctagagaaatggtttaatctatctagaatTGTTTGGAGCAAACTTGttatatgttgatttggtttaaaggattcatatttCAAGTAGGAAATTACATGTCTTTTCTTGCTAGTATGGTTTAATCTAGTAGGATTTGATTCTATCTTACATCTCTTGGCAATAAGCTTCATGCTCAATTCTAGTCTTTATTCATGGTTTAATGAGTTGTGGTTGGATTTGAAGGACTCACATATATGGTTTAATTGTGTGTGTCAATTTCTTGAGATGATAGTATTGGATAGATAAcaatagagagaaaagagtcaaactttgtcattgttggattactaagagagaattacacCAAGTCTTTCCCATATTTGATTGTTGCACATCtagtgtttgttgttttgcttctaTGATAAGAATTGCATCTTTACTTTTCCTTATTCTACTTCAAAACCCCTttctccatttatgtcatacTACATGTTAACCATTGTTCATAAGCATTGTTTGTTGATAAACATAATTAGTAGGTCCTTATTGTAGTTAGTGTTTTGATTAGTCCATAAAGTCCTAATTAGTTGCTATATAGTTAAAATTCAAGTCTTTAGTTCAAAAGTtcttcccttgggttcgaccctaaCTTGCCAATTTACTACCCTATTGCTTGAAGTTAGTAAAGTTTAGttaggcttataaattgttaatttggtggTTTATTCTAGTATATTAGCGACCTAGTTTATTGCTTATCagactgtaattttcaaaaagtgatttttaaaaggctgtaatcaacaattttctctaaataaaattgggattttacaccctcagacttacatgttagcgtcgcgagatttaactaaatcggtttttagtggtaactcgactcgatctataatgcaaatatgaaagtacccttgaaaaaggatttaaaagcaaattgaattgattaattgattatggtgtagtggagttggtcaaattggtcggtcatgcaaaacgaggctggtactcagaaagatccgagtttacgtggtcgaaagttcaagcacgtaggcgccaaaaagcaagagcgtggtcttagaatgcaaagggagaagagaagggcggacactcgcgtgagaaatatgtgagaccgaaggtctctatttatactaatcacggaattagggtttaggaaaggagagaaagatccggaaataaccgacttaggttaaacacggaaacttggacaaaaagaaagccttgaggaaaaggcgcaaagATGTGTctttgcgtcccttggaagaggcgcaacacttgctgcgtcctttcctcagcgggttcctcctgcgcaagaaagcgcgtttgacagtctgtcgtattttaggcataactttctctacaagactcggattaaggtgattttggtggcgttggaaagctaaaagaaagatctagaactttctgtgaaataggcctgacacAAAAAAGTCaatatcacctcgtaaaacgggcctaaagttcggattgtcattttagctaaatgaaatgcacattttgtaatgtaaactttaagataagcccaaagaagtgacataggactcaaaatgagatataatcacaACATTTATgtcatcctaaccttaggtagataagcacattgctttgactcgggatttgacggttttaggaaatgaagacggtttttgacccggactccaaatgaactctaattactgccaaaacgaccgtaatgacacctagatgacgaccatggtgtagacacaagtgtttgagttaccttttattaaccgatttatgaaacgtcataaaatcgcgacatatgctaaacatgcggcccaatcatcactgggtgtttggcgggaggtgcagaaacgaggtatctacaacaTATAGGACAAGAAATGCAACCTTACTCcaactaaacttcatgtataaacacggttcttcaacacttctagtgaaaccgtattgctTAATAACATGAttaaagcgatgattccaactccaagaTGCTTGCTTAaaaccatagatggacttcttgagcttacacaccttcttagggttagatgtatccacaaaaccttcaggttgtatcatgtacacttcctcttctagaatctCATTCAAGAaggcagttttgacatccatttgccaaatatcataataatgaaatgcggcaaccgttaagattatcctaatggaccgaaacatagcgactggagcgaaggtttcgtcatagtgtagaccatgaacttggatgaaaccttttgccaccaatctagctttgtaaacatctatatgtttatccacgccgagcttaattttatatatccatttacactgaaggggtcgcactccctaggtaaatccaccaagtcccatacttggttctcgtacatggaatccatttcggaccgcatggcttctagccaaagcgaggagtcgggactagacatggccgatttgtaggtagtgggttcgtcactttccaaaagtaacaaaacaccatcctcttcgatgttaccaaggtagcggtcaggtggattagaaatcctacttgactttctaggaacgatAACCGTCTCAGAGGAGGAGGGAAcattatcctccacgttctcctctacctcattctcagtttgtggctctcgaacttcgtcaagttcaaattttctcccactctgtcttctagaaataaactctttttctaggaagacagcatcacgagccacaaacactttgttctcatttttattgtagaagtaatagccacgtgtttcctttggataacctacaaaaagacatttgtcagacctgggtgcaagtttattgtcagacttgatcttgacgtacgctttGTAATCCCAAATGCGCATGAATGgcaatgagggactttccctatccatatctcatatggagtcttatcggccgctttagtttggcttcgatttagtgaaaatattgcagacaagatggcaaaaccccaaaatgaatcaGGAAGCTCGGtaagactcatcatagaccgaaccatatctaataaagttcgatttctcctttcggctacaccatttaattgtggtgtgccaggaggagtccattgtgatactataccacaatcttttaggtgtgaatcaaattcagaatttaggtattcaccaccacgatcggatcgtagggtcttaatctttttatccaattggttctctacttcattatgaaactctttgaacttgtcaaaagcttcacttttgttcttcatcaagtagacatacccatatctactcaagtcatcagtaaaagtaatgaagtagtgaaaacctcctctagcggtgatggttaatggtccacacatatccgtatgtatgagagccaaaacctcactagctcgtgtcccttttcccgcaaaaggtgcacgagtcatcttgcctaaaaggcaagactcgcatataacataagattcgaaatcaaatggtttgagcacttttgatgaagcaagtctcttaatgtgtctttcgtttatgtgacctaaacgacaatgccaaaggtaggattcatttggatcacccgttttgagctttttagcttccacatgataaacgtcattaacatcatttaaaacataaatacctccaattgaaatggccttgccataaaccaaatcattcaacgaaaaagtacaacaattgtccttaatcataaaacaaaagccttccgcgtctaacgcggaaatggagatgatgttcttggttaaagttggtacaaaataagacttatttaaatacaactctagaccactagctaaagagTGAGCACATAGGTACCCACGaaaacggccgctactctagctccattgcccatgcggagatccacatcaccttttgctagtgctcgcaggtcccttaaaccctgcaaatgtttacaaaggtgagagccacatccggtatctagtacccaagtggaagtgcaagcataattaacgtctatcacatagagaattagagagaggagatcataccaataggcgtcacacacCCTTCTTTGaggtcctccaagtatttggagcaactcctcctataatgccctttccctttacaatggaaacattcggcttcggagagtttgacattctttgccttgggtttgccattctcaacggctttcccttttcctttgtctagtttctttgacgatttcttgaattgggacttttccttcccctttcccttcttaactccaagggacatgttcttcaACTTCATGGTGAGAACATCCCCTTTCTCACTCCCattagcttccatatccctctccgcttgggtgaggagtgcatgaatttcatgataactcttagccatgccattcatgttgtagtttaccctaaagtgggcaaacttggtgggaagtgagtggaggatgcgatccaccacaagagtcttaggaatgttaCACCCTAAACGCtttaggatgtcaacatattcgaccattttgagtacatggggaccaaccttttggacCCTCTCAAGCTTTGCTTCAAATAAGCATGCCGCCGCTTCGTATTGGGGGACTTtgggtgtttgtgaaaacatagtagtcatacgagtgaatatctcgtacgcattcaaagaaatgcatgaaagcttgagatttggggacatcgaccatatcaacacatttttgatatcattcgacattctcacatggtcatcataggcggtccgcaccgccgataaagcccttggaccgggttcgatgggaggggcatcggccaagtaagtgagcacgttgtcggacaacgcggcacttttgatgttggattcccattcaagaaagttactaccgtcatcttttaagatacatttgtccattacggaccttagccatgaatctttgcctagtgtagtagtcgatggagttgataaagttgtcattgcgaattaaaatgctacaacaaaataaggaaatattaacattcattgtttaaaaattacttgtgaaacatgtttaacaagttttaacatttatataacgatctcccactaaattatataaatgattccaagacccaaattttaaacaaaaatgagcatcgcttgggcgaaacatcccataatcgtgtaaattcggtaagtcaacgtttgactaattctacctctagaactcttggtcgacgaatttccttaaatccatctactagccccggaatacaagaccgtcttaatatcccgttgagtccaaccaagttTGGCGCGTCATAACCTTTTACCACcttacttacccgaggtaaaaagagaacaccccgcttgggcgagcgtggctctaatgaacaagggattcataggtgttactaattggtaaggctaatcttaattttagttatgtgagagatcttgtcaatttagttataaattccctataagtgaactaagtcggtgaatgtaaatgacgtgaattgacaaccgcgaaaataaaatgcatgtgaatggcgattttggcatgcgcggaaaaataaaagcaagcaagcatatgaataatcctagtatggcctcctagttaataaaaactagactattacatatcggaaatcaactccttggtctcttgcctcttcattccaaaagtggttccttcttgtgggatttagaatacctttccaaaaatagactttGTCTTGAAGTAAATCcctcttttggaaacgccggtaaaaataattaaattacatagctattcctattatacattaattaataaaaataaataaaaactattaattaattacaaaccgacgatacgagatcgtatttaaattacaaacaaatcgctattcccattcatttcgggtaataacgattaaaataaactaggccatactaggtacaacaaaataaatactttaaataaatgacaatcattcattcaacataaataaatatgcttaaaatgttgtaaaattatgccaaaatcgccctatcaatcaatcgttggtatcttaCTCGGTTTTGTgaatttaatcgatttttaacttgttaaAAATCAATGATCAATCTCTAAAGCTACTGGGCTTGCCATGAATAAGAGCAAATCCAGTTTGTATTGTAATGGAATGGAGGAGCATACTCTCAGGGAAGTGGAATTGATCACTGGTATGAAAAGAGGGACAATGCCATTCTCTTATCTTGGGGTCACTGTGTCTCCAAAAAGGCTATCTGTTCATGACTGTCAATGTTTAGTTGATAAAGTGGTGGATAGAGTTAGAGGGATGGGATCCAGGAAGCTTTCTTATGATGGCAGACTGGTGCTTATCAAGGCAGTTCTAAGCACCCTTCATGGCTACTGGGCTAGGATCTTCATTCTCCCAAAAACTGTGATCTCAAAGATTGAAGCTATCTGTAGGAAGTATTTGTGGCATGGAGCTGATCATAAGGAGAGCCCAGCTCTTGTTTCTTGGGACAGCATCTGTCAACCTAGAAAGCAAGGGGGATTGGGTTTGAGGGATTTTCATGTTTGGAACCTGGCCACGGTTGGAAAGTATGCCTGGTGGGTGGCAAACAAGGAAGATCATTTATGGGTGAGATGGGTACATGCTGTGTACATCAAATCTTCATCCTGGTGGGAGTATATTTCTGGGTCTGGATGCAGCTGGGCTTGGCGGAAAATCTGCCAGGTTAAGCAATTATTGAAACCTTATCTATCTAATTTATTTAGTGAGGAGCATTATACTATAACAGCGGGATATCAATGGCTTAAACCTACTGCAGGGCAAGTTCCCTGGTATCCTTGGATGCTGAATCAATGGTTGATCCCAAGGCATCATTTTATGTGTTGGTTGTTAGCTCAGAGAAGGCTTCTAACTCAAGACAGACTACTGAGAATGAGAATCATACAGAGTAACTCTTGTTTTCTGTGTGGGATGCAGGAGGAAAacttgaatcatttgttctttgaaTGTCCATTTAGCGAGACAAAGCGGGGACACAGTCGATGGCGGTGCGGGGTTTCCCTTCCCTTGCGAATCGCATCAATCGGTGGACCGAGCTAAGATGAGCAAACTGCCTGCAGGAAAAAAATAATTGCTGTC is a window encoding:
- the LOC141646187 gene encoding uncharacterized protein LOC141646187, whose product is MEEHTLREVELITGMKRGTMPFSYLGVTVSPKRLSVHDCQCLVDKVVDRVRGMGSRKLSYDGRLVLIKAVLSTLHGYWARIFILPKTVISKIEAICRKYLWHGADHKESPALVSWDSICQPRKQGGLGLRDFHVWNLATVGKYAWWVANKEDHLWVRWVHAVYIKSSSWWEYISGSGCSWAWRKICQVKQLLKPYLSNLFSEEHYTITAGYQWLKPTAGQVPWYPWMLNQWLIPRHHFMCWLLAQRRLLTQDRLLRMRIIQSNSCFLCGMQEENLNHLFFECPFSETKRGHSRWRCGCRNKCRVEESVVRPSVVLANVKNDVKMRLGQCDIRSKNALVLEWVEYLKA